A DNA window from Macadamia integrifolia cultivar HAES 741 chromosome 4, SCU_Mint_v3, whole genome shotgun sequence contains the following coding sequences:
- the LOC122075219 gene encoding 50S ribosomal protein L19-1, chloroplastic-like: MNRVANAMRFNTLLRSGRANQGQPALRHFSIKTEEPSSKEAYNYLLEPLRTKQSDVMGCFQRMGYFQEYSSLTMFMRITQPTHPVSMLCRNPRPGLLKKGMEWPSFLVRHVTTMGNSKESSEVGSAASPDIVPRIKFKRLDKTAKHIMQILDKEAVEEVRTQREILDIRPGYIIQLKVEVPENKRRASILKGIVIARRNAGLNSTFRLRRLVAGVGVESVFPLYSPNIKEIKVLDKKKVRRAKLYYLRDKMNALKKH; the protein is encoded by the exons ATGAATCGAGTTGCAAATGCAATGAGATTTAACACTTTACTACGCAGTGGTAGAGCAAACCAAGGCCAGCCAGCACTTAGACATTTCTCTATTAAGACGGAAGAACCCTCAAGCAAAG AAGCATATAATTATTTGTTGGAGCCATTGAGGACGAAGCAATCAGATGTTATGGGCTGCTTCCAGAGGATGGGATATTTCCAGGAATACTCCAGTCTTACTATGTTCATGCGCATCACACAACCCACTCACCCTG TATCAATGTTGTGCAGAAACCCCAGGCCTGGGCTGCTGAAGAAGGGAATGGAGTGGCCTAGTTTTCTTGTCAGACATGTTACAACAATGGGGAATTCCAAGGAGTCTTCAGAAGTTGGTTCTGCAGCTAGTCCTGACATTGTACCCCGCATCAAATTTAAGAGGCTCGATAAAACAGCGAAGCACATAATGCAG ATTCTGGATAAAGAAGCAGTGGAGGAAGTGAGGACACAGAGAGAGATACTTGATATAAGGCCTGGTTATATCATCCAGCTCAAAGTG GAAGTTCCCGAGAACAAGCGACGTGCTTCAATTCTTAAAGGAATTGTTATAGCACGGCGCAATGCTGGTCTAAATTCGACATTTCGATTGAGGAGACTTGTGGCAGGCGTCGGGGTGGAATCTGTCTTCCCTTT ATACTCTCCAAACATCAAGGAGATTAAAGTGCTGGACAAGAAGAAAGTGAGAAGAGCCAAACTCTACTACCTCAGGGACAAGATGAATGCCCTCAAGAAACATTAG